In the genome of Deltaproteobacteria bacterium, the window CAAGGAGTTGATTCTCGATCTTCATACCCAGCAGAGAAGCCCATCCTACCAGTTGATCGAGCTCCTCCGGACAAAGGAAACCAGATTCATGGGGCCCTTCCAGGGCGAGGAATCCAAAGCCTCTGCCCCGCACAACAAGGGGGACGAGAAGGCGCGACTGCCCGGCCATTCCATGCGGGGCCAGGTCCGGGATGAACCTGGCCTTCTTCTCCTGTACAAGCCAGTCGATGATACCGTCTTCGACAAGGTCGCCGATCCATTCCGGTCCGGTCCGGCCGGGAGGGTCGGTCTGCTGGAGCTGGAACTCCTCGTTCTCGTTGATCAGATAGAGGGCACACCGGTGGAAATCGGATACGCTGCGCACCAATCCGAACAACTGGGTGATCGCCCCCTGGTGGTCGTGATGGTCAAAGGCGACCCCCAGCAGATCATCCACGGGTATGAGGTGAGGAACCTTCTGGTCTTTCCAGGAATTCATCGATCTGATGTCGACACCTCTTGAGCTCTGAACTGAATCCTTCGATATCGGTTTCGTCTAGGTCGAGTTTTCTCCCTTTGAGGGTGTTCCAGGCTCGCCGGTCGAGGACAGGATCATCCCACCAGGGGTCTCCTGTATCCAATCCGTTGCGAATGGCCACCAGGTCGGCCAGATGGACGACAGCGCTGATCAGGGGGGTCTCGGTGCTTCTCGCAGGATCATGGTGGTCCCGAATCGCCTGGCTGATCGAAAGCGGCAGGTTCCAGTGGTCTGCCAGGAGGTATCCCAGCTCTGCATGGGTTATCCCCATGCAGGCCTCCTCTGCCTCTGCCGAGGTGAACCGGTGATCTACCACCCGCCCGACAACCTGGGAGAACTCTCCCGGCAGGTACCTGGCCAGTACGACCTTTCCTATGTCGTGGAGGAGCCCTGCCACAAAG includes:
- a CDS encoding HDOD domain-containing protein gives rise to the protein MEASTNHSAPPGHPAVSVIRKVEELPSLPGVVARLNEMVADPEVSVDEIVRVISLDQSLTTRILKVVNSAYYGFPRRISTIRHALIVLGLNEIQQMILGTAVIELFKDSCDGAGFDIWRFWEHSLACAFAAKGMARTFHHRVTGELFVAGLLHDIGKVVLARYLPGEFSQVVGRVVDHRFTSAEAEEACMGITHAELGYLLADHWNLPLSISQAIRDHHDPARSTETPLISAVVHLADLVAIRNGLDTGDPWWDDPVLDRRAWNTLKGRKLDLDETDIEGFSSELKRCRHQIDEFLERPEGSSPHTRG